ATTGTACCTTACTTCATGATGTAATTCATCGTCACCCAGTTGCAATGCTGTACAAAATACTATTTCACCCCAATATTCCCAAAGTCCTCGTGTTATTTCTTGCCTTACATCATGCAGCTCCGGCTCAGCAGACTGTCACCAGTACTTACGGAGTTCCGGTTGTAGTGCAGAAATCGCAGTATGAAACGGGTGTTGAAAAAGATTCCCTGCATAGGATGGTTGAACTGCGTACGATAATTCCAGGCATTGTATATGATCTCCGGTACGCTACCAAAAACAACTTCATGCACCGGCGAATGTATCCCAAAAATACAAATTCTACTTTTCTCCGCCTGCCAGCCGCCCTGGCGCTGCAGGAAATACAATACGAATTGAATGCCAAAGGTTACGGATTGAAAATATTTGACGCTTATCGTCCCTATTCCGTAACCGTGAGTTTCTGGGAACTGGTAAAGGATCCGCGCTACGTTGCAGAGCCAACAAAGGGTTCAGGCCATAACAGGGGGTTGGCAGTGGATTGCACCATCCTGAATTTAACAGATTCCAGGGAATTGGACATGGGCACAGGATTCGACAATTTCACCGATTCTGCCCATCATGATTTTACCCGGTTACCGCAGACTGTGCTTGATAACCGTCAACTACTCAGGGCGCTCATGGAAAAGTACGGATTCAGGGCCTTCGATACGGAGTGGTGGCATTACTACTGGCCCAATGACAGGGAATACCAGGTGCTGGATATTCCCTTCCGGCAATTAAGATCGAAATAACACTACAGTTTACCGGTCTCAATCACAGCATCGAGATTGATGGGGCCATATATATGCGGATAAGTGGCCGCATTGGATGGGCTCCACTCATAGATCAGCTGGCTTTTCAGTTTCGAAGTATCGATGCTCAGCTTCAGCAATTTCTTTTTTCCTTCGAAATAACGGTGTAGCACATCCGAGATCTGATCTTCCTGACAGCAATGGATGTATCCCTCCTCTTTCAGACTCGGGGTTTCGTAATGGCCTGCCTTCTTTGCAGCAGTCCATTCCGGCTCTGTAGTGATATGAAATATTACAGGCATAGGTTTATAATACTCTTTTGATATGTTGTTCCATCAGCAAAAGGTCTGCCAGCACAATAGCTGCCACGGCTTCCAGCACCACGGGCACACGGAGTGCAATGCAAAGATCATGACGTCCCTTCACTGAAAAAGTTTCTGTTTGCTGCGTTTCCCAGTTCAGGGTCTGTTGTTCTTTCGGCGTACTGCTGGTAGGTTTGATAGCGATGCGGAATACCAGCTCATTGCCATTGGTGATACCGCCTACGATGCCGCCTGCATGGTTGGTAGCTGTTTGTCCTTCCATATTGAGGATAGCATCATTGTGATCACTTCCGAACATACGCGCTGCTGCAAAACCAGTCCCGAATTCGATCCCGCGAACAGCAGGAATGGCAAACACAGCATGACTAAGCAATGATTCTGCAGAATCGAAGAATGGCTCTCCCAATCCTGCCGGCAATCCACTTACACGGCACTCAACTATGCCACCGATACTATCTTTGGCATCGATCGCTTTTTGCAGGCCCTTATCCAGATCAGCTTCGCCCCCTATTTCCAGGATCTTCGCTTCTATATTAACGTTAGCCGTGGCTGCCAGTTTTTTGGCGATCACACCGGCTGCTACCAGGCAGACAGTAAGTCTTCCACTGAAATGTCCGCCGCCCCTGAAGTCTTCGAAGCCGCCGAATTTCTGATGCGCTACAAAATCAGCATGACCGGGACGCGGCACAGAACGCTGTTTTTCATAATCACCGCTTCTTGTATTCTTGTTATCGAAGAGGATGGTCATGGGTGCGCCGGTAGACTGGCCATTGAAGATACCGGTTTTGAAGATGGGCAGATCATCTTCCTTGCGTGGCGTAGTGCCCTTCTGCATGCCGCCTTTCCTGCGTTCGATATCCGTTACGAAATCTTCTGCAGTGAGGGAAAGTCCGGCCGGACAACCATCGATATTCACGCCCACACTTTCTCCATGTGATTCACCAAAGATGGTTACCCTGAATAATCTTCCAAATGCGTTCATAATATTGTCAGTTCATTATTGTAAAGATACGGTAGCGCCCAATTGTTGCAGGTGCGCATAGAAATCGGGGTAGGATTTATTGATGGCATCCGCTGCTTCAATAGTTACAGCTGATGATGCTTTCAATCCTGCTACTGCACAAGCCATCGCAATACGATGATCGTGGTGCGAATAGGTTGTGGCGCCATTCAAAACTTTGCCTCCGTGAATGATCATGAGGTCATCCTGCAGATCTATCTGCACTCCCAATTTACCAAACTCTTCCCGTAATGTAAGGGCGCGATTGCTTTCCTTATGTGTGAGGCGTTGCGCACCTTCGATCACAGTCTTCCCTTCACAGTAAGCGGCTAATGCCACCAGCGGAGGGAAGAGATCAGGACATTCGGTTGCATTGAAATGGAATGCTTTCAAACGAGCAGGACCTATTTCAATCTTATCTGTCTGCACACTAATTTTTGCCCCGCTGCTCATCAACGCCTGCAAAACCGCGCGGTCTGCCTGCGTGGAGAAAACATCCAATCCGCGTACGGTGATATCTCCTGCGATGGCGCCTGCCACCAGCAGGAATGCGGCTCCGCTCCAATCCCCTTCCACAGTATATTCCAGCTCACCGCTCTTTGGTGCTGAAGCATTGGCAGGAAAATAGAAAGATCCATAATTCCTGTTTTCCACTTTCCATCCGAAATCTTCCATCACCTTTAAAGTAAGGTCGATATATGGTTTGGATTTGAGATCAGTAACGGTGAGGGCTACGTCGGAAGCGCCTGCTGCTGCATAAGACATCAGCAATCCTGTGAGGAATTGAGAGCTAAGCGATCCATCCACAGTGATGGGCGCTGGTTTCAGCGGCCCTTTGATGATCAAAGGGAGCCTGCCTTTGTTGGATTGAATATCTACACTTAACTGCGGCAACACTGTGTCAAAAAAATCCATTGGTCTTGTTGTAAGACTTCCGGTTCCGTTGATGGTAATGGTTCTGTCTGCCAGTGAGATGATGGGCGTGAACATGCGTATGCCCAATCCGCTCTCGCCGCAATTCACTTCATCCTTTACAGGCTGAACGCCGTTGCTGGTTACACGTAATGTTCCATCCGCCTGCTTTTCAGCGATTGCACCCAATGCAGTGACCACGCCGATGGCGGCCTGATCATCATTGGAATGACCAGGATTATGAATGATGGTGATGCCCTTTCTCAATAAAGCGGCTGCGCATGCCCGTTGCAT
This portion of the Pseudobacter ginsenosidimutans genome encodes:
- a CDS encoding DUF952 domain-containing protein; the protein is MPVIFHITTEPEWTAAKKAGHYETPSLKEEGYIHCCQEDQISDVLHRYFEGKKKLLKLSIDTSKLKSQLIYEWSPSNAATYPHIYGPINLDAVIETGKL
- a CDS encoding chorismate synthase, with the translated sequence MNAFGRLFRVTIFGESHGESVGVNIDGCPAGLSLTAEDFVTDIERRKGGMQKGTTPRKEDDLPIFKTGIFNGQSTGAPMTILFDNKNTRSGDYEKQRSVPRPGHADFVAHQKFGGFEDFRGGGHFSGRLTVCLVAAGVIAKKLAATANVNIEAKILEIGGEADLDKGLQKAIDAKDSIGGIVECRVSGLPAGLGEPFFDSAESLLSHAVFAIPAVRGIEFGTGFAAARMFGSDHNDAILNMEGQTATNHAGGIVGGITNGNELVFRIAIKPTSSTPKEQQTLNWETQQTETFSVKGRHDLCIALRVPVVLEAVAAIVLADLLLMEQHIKRVL
- the aroA gene encoding 3-phosphoshikimate 1-carboxyvinyltransferase; translation: MIAIVQPSGIEGDIVAPASKSSMQRACAAALLRKGITIIHNPGHSNDDQAAIGVVTALGAIAEKQADGTLRVTSNGVQPVKDEVNCGESGLGIRMFTPIISLADRTITINGTGSLTTRPMDFFDTVLPQLSVDIQSNKGRLPLIIKGPLKPAPITVDGSLSSQFLTGLLMSYAAAGASDVALTVTDLKSKPYIDLTLKVMEDFGWKVENRNYGSFYFPANASAPKSGELEYTVEGDWSGAAFLLVAGAIAGDITVRGLDVFSTQADRAVLQALMSSGAKISVQTDKIEIGPARLKAFHFNATECPDLFPPLVALAAYCEGKTVIEGAQRLTHKESNRALTLREEFGKLGVQIDLQDDLMIIHGGKVLNGATTYSHHDHRIAMACAVAGLKASSAVTIEAADAINKSYPDFYAHLQQLGATVSLQ
- a CDS encoding M15 family metallopeptidase → MLYKILFHPNIPKVLVLFLALHHAAPAQQTVTSTYGVPVVVQKSQYETGVEKDSLHRMVELRTIIPGIVYDLRYATKNNFMHRRMYPKNTNSTFLRLPAALALQEIQYELNAKGYGLKIFDAYRPYSVTVSFWELVKDPRYVAEPTKGSGHNRGLAVDCTILNLTDSRELDMGTGFDNFTDSAHHDFTRLPQTVLDNRQLLRALMEKYGFRAFDTEWWHYYWPNDREYQVLDIPFRQLRSK